A single region of the Prevotella sp. HUN102 genome encodes:
- the dut gene encoding dUTP diphosphatase: MIKIKVVNKGGQPLPAYATSQSAGMDLRANIDSPITLHPMERKLVPTGLHIALPVGFEAQVRPRSGLALKYGITVLNTPGTVDADYRGEIMVLLINFSSEDFVINAGERIAQLVIARHEQAEFEEVEVLDETERGAGGYGHTGVK; encoded by the coding sequence ATGATCAAGATAAAAGTAGTAAATAAAGGTGGGCAACCATTGCCTGCCTACGCCACATCGCAGAGTGCGGGAATGGATCTCCGTGCAAATATCGACAGTCCGATAACCCTCCATCCGATGGAAAGAAAGCTTGTTCCGACTGGATTGCACATAGCTTTACCAGTTGGTTTCGAGGCACAGGTGCGCCCAAGAAGTGGACTGGCGTTGAAATATGGTATAACCGTGCTCAACACTCCGGGCACGGTCGATGCAGATTATCGTGGCGAAATTATGGTGTTACTCATTAATTTCTCAAGCGAAGACTTTGTCATCAACGCCGGAGAACGCATTGCACAGCTTGTGATTGCCCGACACGAACAGGCAGAATTTGAAGAAGTGGAAGTGCTTGATGAGACGGAAAGAGGTGCAGGTGGCTACGGACACACGGGTGTAAAGTAG